One genomic region from uncultured Cohaesibacter sp. encodes:
- a CDS encoding sn-glycerol-3-phosphate import ATP-binding protein UgpC, with protein MSNISLDYVRKSYGPSEVIHGISGSIQQGEFVAIVGPSGCGKSTLLRMIAGLESITGGEIQIGKRVVNKLEPAQRNIAMVFQNYALYPHMSVFDNMSYGLKIRKVPKEEIRRRVEETAEILELTPYLKRSPRQLSGGQRQRVAMGRAIVREPDVFLFDEPLSNLDAKLRVQMRLEIKKLQERLGITSVYVTHDQVEAMTLGHRLMVLNAGSVEQFGTPIDLYDKPATLFVATFIGSPAMNILNGTVSEDASSITLPEGEIIPLGMRLNAQAGAAVKLGMRPEHIRLATNGNALFSLKSDVIEELGADTIIHADFGKATNSMAVRLDGIHRVSSGTQFSFAIDPENLHVFDPESGKRIN; from the coding sequence ATGTCCAATATTTCTCTTGATTATGTACGCAAATCCTACGGTCCCAGCGAAGTCATCCACGGGATCAGCGGCTCCATCCAACAGGGCGAATTCGTCGCCATTGTTGGTCCTTCTGGCTGTGGCAAATCCACCCTGCTGCGCATGATTGCGGGGCTGGAGAGCATTACCGGCGGCGAGATCCAGATTGGCAAACGCGTCGTCAACAAGCTCGAACCGGCACAACGCAATATCGCCATGGTTTTTCAGAACTATGCGCTCTATCCCCATATGAGCGTGTTCGACAACATGTCATACGGGCTGAAGATCAGGAAAGTGCCAAAAGAGGAAATTCGCCGTCGCGTGGAAGAAACAGCCGAAATTCTCGAGCTAACGCCATATCTCAAGCGCTCCCCCCGCCAGCTTTCCGGCGGTCAGCGCCAGCGCGTTGCCATGGGACGCGCCATCGTACGCGAGCCGGATGTCTTCCTGTTTGACGAACCGCTTTCCAACCTCGATGCCAAATTGCGAGTCCAAATGCGGCTGGAAATCAAGAAACTGCAAGAGCGGCTCGGCATCACATCGGTCTATGTCACCCATGATCAGGTGGAAGCCATGACGCTGGGCCATCGGCTGATGGTGCTCAATGCAGGGTCTGTTGAGCAGTTCGGCACTCCGATCGATCTTTATGACAAACCGGCAACCCTGTTTGTGGCCACCTTCATCGGCTCACCGGCTATGAATATTCTCAATGGCACCGTTAGCGAAGACGCCTCCTCTATCACACTGCCAGAGGGTGAAATCATTCCGCTGGGCATGCGCCTCAACGCGCAGGCAGGAGCAGCGGTCAAGCTCGGTATGCGACCGGAGCATATTCGTCTGGCCACCAACGGCAACGCCCTTTTCTCTCTTAAATCCGATGTGATCGAGGAGCTGGGCGCCGACACGATCATTCATGCCGACTTTGGCAAAGCCACCAACAGTATGGCCGTTCGGCTGGATGGCATCCACCGCGTGAGCAGCGGAACGCAATTCAGCTTTGCAATCGACCCGGAAAACCTGCATGTTTTCGATCCGGAAAGCGGAAAGCGCATCAACTAG